A section of the Pochonia chlamydosporia 170 chromosome 2, whole genome shotgun sequence genome encodes:
- a CDS encoding quinate permease (similar to Aspergillus terreus NIH2624 XP_001216406.1) — MTLLALKEDRPTPSAVYNWRVYACAAIASFASCMIGYDSAFIGTTLALPSFVDEFNFASYSPSSLALLKQNIVSVYQAGAFFGSLGAYVSSYFMGRRKSLALFTLIFIVGAGMMLGANGDRGTGLIIGGRVLAGVGVGGCSNMTPIYISELSPPAVRGRLVGIYELGWQIGGLVGFWINYGVNTTMAPSHSQWLIPFAVQLIPAGLLLIGCCFIPESPRWLFSKGKREQAMKVLCWMRQLQPSDIYIIEEVSYIDEETERFRREVGAGFWKPFLALKERRIQWRFLLGALLFVFQNGSGINAINYYSPTVFRSIGVTGTNTSFLTTGIFGVVKTALTIVWILVLIDHMGRRNLLMIGALGGSLCMWFIGGYIKIAGTSSKSSNGNLSSGGIAAIFFFYLWTAFYTPSWNGTPWVINSEMFDQNTRSLGQANAAANNWFWNFIIARFTEQMFNAWGYGVYFFFASLMLISVVFVFFCVPETKSLPLEAMDRLFRIKPTWRANAILMEELRSEEENFRQNADGVGLEVEKVETEQIESNSSSVQKV, encoded by the exons atgacattgcTAGCGCTCAAAGAAGATCGGCCAACACCTTCGGCCGTGTACAACTGGCGTGTTTACGCATGTGCCGCTATAGCATCGTTTGCATCATGCATGATTGGCTACGACTCGGCCTTTATTGGCACAACGTTGGCTCTTCCGTcctttgttgatgagttcaactttgccagtTATTCGCCGTCGTCACTGGCGTTACTGAAGCAAAATATCGTTTCAGTTTACCAAGCTGGCGCCTTTTTTGGTAGTTTGGGTGCCTATGTATCCAGCTATTTCATGGGACGCCGCAAGTCGCTGGCCTTGTTTactctcatcttcattgttggtgcAGGCATGATGCTGGGAGCAAATGGGGATCGCGGTACTGGGCTCATCATTGGGGGCCGAGTTCTCGCcggtgttggagttggcggcTGCTCCAACATGACGCCAATTTACATCTCAGAGCTATCCCCGCCAGCAGTTCGAGGCCGACTGGTCGGTATTTACGAGCTTGGTTGGCAAATAGGCGGTCTCGTCGGCTTCTGGATTAACTACGGAGTCAACACCACGATGGCGCCGAGCCACTCGCAATGGTTGATCCCATTTGCAGTGCAACTTATCCCGGCAGGTCTGCTCTTGATTGGCTGCTGTTTTATCCCCGAGTCGCCCAGATGGTTATTCTCCAAAGGGAAGCGGGAGCAAGCCATGAAGGTGCTGTGCTGGATGCGACAACTACAGCCAAGTGATATCTATATAATCGAGGAAGTCAGctacattgatgaagagacGGAGCGATTCCGTCGTGAAGTTGGTGCTGGGTTCTGGAAACCGTTCCTGGCTCTGAAGGAGAGACGAATCCAGTGGAGatttcttcttggtgctTTGCTCTTCGTGTTCCAAAATG GCTCTGGtatcaacgccatcaacTACTACAGTCCAACAGTGTTCCGTAGCATTGGTGTCACGGGAACAAATACAAGCTTTCTCACTACTGGTATCTTTGGCGTGGTCAAGACAGCGCTGACAATCGTATGGATTCTGGTGCTCATTGACCACATGGGACGACGCAATTTGCTTATGATTGGCGCATTGGGCGGATCGCTTTGCATGTGGTTCATCGGCGGATACATCAAGATTGCGGGAACCAGCTCCAAGAGTTCCAATGGAAATTTGAGCTCTGGTGGCATCGCAgcaattttcttcttctacCTCTGGACAGCGTTTTACACGCCTTCATGGAACGGGACGCCGTGGGTCATCAACTCGGAAATGTTTGACCAAAACACACGATCTCTTGGACAGGCTAACGCAGCAGCCAACAATTGGTTCTGGAACTTTATCATTGCCAGGTTCACGGAACAAATGTTCAATGCATGGGGCTACGGCGTGTACTTTTTCTTCGCATCGCTTATGCTCATCTCGGTTGTgtttgtcttcttctgcgTACCAGAGACTAAGTCACTTCCGCTGGAAGCAATGGACCGACTTTTCCGAATCAAGCCTACTTGGCGCGCAAATGCAATtttgatggaggagctgCGGTCAGAGGAGGAGAACTTTCGTCAGAATGCGGATGGCGTAGGCTTGGAGGTGGAGAAAGTTGAGACGGAACAAATTGAATCGAACAGCAGTTCTGTTCAGAAAGTGTGA
- a CDS encoding beta-lactamase (similar to Colletotrichum gloeosporioides Nara gc5 XP_007277247.1) — MTLFDTIEQLTLANNPTLSTPAECLAKAGSPSTSIAILDDATLSSRCYSTVGDDTETIFQACSISKPVTALAIMRLIDEGYFTLDSTIAELLPSEILDILTEDSPSAQKKIIASITVRQLMSHTAGLSVSGFVGYANGPYPTVQDILRGAYPANNLRVRLDALPGSGFSYSGGGITVLQIILETVTKTDFPTLMQDKVLKPLGMTRSFFGELPPREANAAESHETGYTPSWTTHHFQPEYAAAGLWTTPTDLLKAVAAVQRSLEKDDFLKKETAETMLTKLDKDSGIALSWFIAGENDTNFAHGGANVPGFRCMVVGFAEPGPKKSGIAVMTNSSEGTDVLWRVCLAAAYLKKWPLVASIPSLKMVTPLWDMNAVVGNGWRDYLGTWTDGKGEYRVGEEDGRPVLWWNGFGPVKLLPGAVPDSVNEGGVCCFVLDGLKLMLRLKGDGDEKVLVLENGLKKDTTDLKRSP; from the coding sequence ATGACTCTCTTCGATACCATCGAACAACTCACCCTCGCCAATAACCCAACCCTCTCCACACCCGCAGAATGCCTCGCCAAAGCCGGATCACCAAGCActtccatcgccatcctcgacgACGCCACCCTCTCATCGCGCTGCTACTCAACCGTAGGCGATGACACAGAAACCATCTTCCAAGCATGTAGTATTTCCAAGCCCGTCACCGCACTAGCCATCATGCGCCTCATCGACGAAGGCTACTTCACTCTCGACAGCACCATCGCAGAGCTTCTCCCATCGGAGATCCTCGACATCCTAACTGAGGATTCACCGTCCGCGCAGAAGAAAATCATTGCCTCAATTACAGTCAGGCAGCTCATGAGCCATACTGCGGGCTTATCGGTCTCCGGGTTCGTAGGATACGCCAACGGTCCGTATCCCACGGTCCAGGACATACTACGGGGTGCTTATCCCGCGAATAATCTGCGCGTAAGGCTGGATGCCCTCCCCGGGAGTGGATTCAGCTATTCAGGCGGAGGAATCACCGTTCTCCAAATTATTCTTGAAACGGTGACGAAGACGGATTTTCCTACTCTTATGCAGGACAAGGTGCTCAAGCCGTTGGGCATGACGCGCTCTTTCTTTGGGGAATTGCCTCCCAGGGAAGCGAATGCAGCTGAGTCTCATGAGACGGGATATACACCCTCTTGGACGACGCATCATTTCCAGCCTGAGTACGCGGCCGCTGGACTCTGGACAACACCCACGGATCTTCTAAAAGCAGTGGCAGCGGTTCAACGGTCCCTAGAAAAGGACGACTTTCTCAAGAAAGAAACTGCGGAAACAATGCTCACTAAACTTGATAAAGATTCAGGCATTGCTCTATCGTGGTTCATTGCCGGTGAAAACGACACAAACTTTGCGCATGGGGGCGCAAACGTCCCCGGATTTAGATGCATGGTTGTCGGGTTCGCTGAGCCCGGGCCCAAGAAGTCAGGTATAGCTGTCATGACAAACTCATCTGAGGGGACGGATGTGCTTTGGAGAGTTTGTCTTGCGGCGGCGTATTTGAAGAAGTGGCCTCTGGTGGCTAGTATTCCTtcgttgaagatggtgacgCCGCTGTGGGATAtgaatgctgttgttgggAACGGTTGGAGGGACTACTTGGGGACTTGGACGGATGGGAAGGGTGAGTACCGGGtgggtgaggaggatgggcGGCCGGTTTTGTGGTGGAATGGGTTTGGGCCTGTGAAGTTACTTCCTGGTGCGGTGCCGGATTCAGTGAATGAGGGGggtgtttgttgttttgtgcTGGATGGGTTGAAGCTCATGCTGCGGTTGAAaggggatggtgatgagaaggtgttggtgttggagaatgggttgaagaaggataCGACGGACCTGAAGAGGTCGCCATGA
- a CDS encoding quinate dehydrogenase (similar to Metarhizium robertsii ARSEF 23 XP_007824132.2), producing the protein MLDKSLPGLFNSGGADVGPHDFHRFRYFGQLAAYPGPRITPKGIFAFVGGCAWILDHTVEACSRLHQGHISFKTAAGQGRAFSYGVVKEMEMETHQHQHEQPIDGNVEVQKSRLDRHGYLFGQKITHSLSPYLHQIIYDHLGLKWSQIRLDSADMSQFLQLVQHPSFYGASVTMPNKVAILSHLDEMTDECRDVGACNTLFLRERNGRRILCGTNTDVIGIRDSFQYNISNPSSTFHNRPALVIGGGGAARSAIYALRKWMKVTDIYLVNRDKTEVDAMIKDCSSRGYGTGLRHVATVEEAHAVEGPGAIVACVPDFEPHTSEEIVARQVTEILLDKAHKGAMLEMCYNPTPFTRLGALAEQKGWQVVLGTEALIWQGLEQDKYWTGLGVGDLPVVKVQKAIEEKVAQRSQSRL; encoded by the exons ATGTTGGATAAGTCTTTACCCGGACTCTTCAACAGCGGAGGAGCCGATGTGGGGCCGCACGACTTTCATCGTTTCCGATATTTCGGACAACTTGCCGCTTATCCTGGGCCTAGAATTACGCCGAAAGGGAtatttgcatttgttggtgGCTGTGCATGGATATTGGATCACACGGTAGAGGCTTGTTCACGACTACATCAGGGACACATATCGTTCAAAACAGCGGCTGGCCAAGGTCGAGCCTTCTCATACGGCGTGGTAaaggaaatggaaatggagactcaccagcatcagcatgAACAGCCTATCGATGGCAATGTTGAAGTCCAGAAAAGCAGGCTAGACCGGCATGGCTACCTTTTTGGCCAGAAAATCACACACTCACTTTCACCGTACTTGCACCAAATAATATACGACCATCTGGGGTTGAAATGGAGTCAAATACGGCTCGACTCAGCAGATATGTCCCAGTTTTTACAACTAGTACAACATCCCTCATTTTACG GCGCCTCTGTCACCATGCCCAACAAAGTGGCCATTCTCTCACATCTAGATGAAATGACGGACGAATGCAGAGACGTAGGAGCCTGCAACACGCTCTTCCTCAGGGAACGAAACGGTCGTCGTATCCTCTGCGGCACAAACACAGACGTCATTGGCATCAGAGACTCCTTCCAATATAACATCTCCAATCCATCAAGCACATTTCACAACCGCCCAGCTCTAGTCattggcggaggaggcgctgCCCGCAGTGCCATTTACGCACTCCGAAAATGGATGAAAGTCACGGACATTTACCTCGTCAACCGGGACAAGACTGAGGTAGATGCCATGATCAAGGACTGCTCTTCACGTGGATACGGCACCGGCCTACGCCATGTAGCTACCGTCGAAGAAGCCCATGCTGTTGAGGGCCCAGGCGCGATAGTAGCCTGTGTACCTGACTTTGAACCGCATACAAGTGAGGAAATCGTGGCCAGACAAGTCACGGAGATTTTGCTGGATAAGGCGCACAAGGGTGCAATGTTGGAAATGTGCTATAACCCTACGCCGTTTACGAGACTTGGCGCTTTGGCGGAACAAAAGGGCTGGCAGGTGGTGTTAGGTACTGAGGCATTGATATGGCAGGGCCTTGAGCAGGATAAATATTGGACGGGTTTGGGAGTTGGTGACTTGCCGGTGGTAAAGGTTCAGAAAGCGATTGAGGAGAAGGTGGCTCAGCGTTCCCAGTCGCGACTTTGA